A section of the Canis lupus baileyi chromosome 5, mCanLup2.hap1, whole genome shotgun sequence genome encodes:
- the LACTBL1 gene encoding putative beta-lactamase-like 1, with amino-acid sequence MKTQVGRQPRLLKVKKKWLFPASCSFFFLLSVVMTGCFLWQYHLPKLKTSSLGPEVTSAPVRMCPRHPEPVPLAHPLPVLKEALEKVDRILRQALSAPGLAAVSAVVIHNDTVLWTGNFGKKNGSDPASGPPNEYTMYRISSLSKIFPVLMLYRLWEEGIVASLDDPLERYVSTFTINNPLGMASAPGQQSLMDGLEEVGPAPRPSPVTLRRMASQLSGLPRRLRSTSLLWRGSTQEALSLLKDDVLVADPGTRCHYSTLAFSLLAHVLAAHTAQGDYQRWVSENVLEPLGMEDTGFDLTPRVRARLAAGFYGSGRPAPLYDLGWYRPSGQMYSTPADLAKLAIALLGGAPQRLLRPDAAKALLAPLLACPGAYFADETGTPWEFHAQRGYRVARKDGDLDGYAASLSLVPPLRLGLVLLLAGPRPPGRDLVARAYDALLPALERALREAEPRPAPPPSARPFAGYFTFANLTFYEVRPGPAGELRLRQFGPRVEALVPPAFRTLALRHLRGRVFQLHVAREFPCALPLGAGAGAGAGAGAAWLSLEAQHGQLVRFYPPDRHGLSPGFDVPGLNTYRVLRLQRKPALQAP; translated from the exons ATGAAGACCCAG GTGGGCCGGCAGCCCCGCCTgctgaaagtgaaaaagaagtGGCTCTTCCCAGCTTCCTGCAGCTTCTTCTTCCTGTTATCTGTGGTTATGACCGGCTGCTTCCTATGGCAGTACCACCTCCCCAAGCTGAAGACCA GTTCCTTGGGACCAGAGGTGACCTCTGCCCCTGTGAGAATGTGTCCCCGGCACCCTGAGCCTGTGCCCCTGGCCCACCCTCTCCCTGTGTTGAAGGAGGCCCTGGAAAAG GTGGACAGGATCCTGCGTCAGGCGCTGtctgccccaggcctggctgccGTGTCTGCAGTTGTCATCCACAATGACACTGTGCTCTGGACTGGGAACTTTGGGAAGAAGAATGGCTCAGATCCGGCCTCTGGGCCCCCCAACGAGTACACCATGTACCG GATCTCCAGCCTCTCCAAGATCTTTCCGGTCCTCATGCTATACCGGCTTTGGGAGGAGGGCATTGTGGCCTCCCTAGATGACCCTCTGGAGCGCTACGTCAGCACCTTCACCATCAACAACCCGCTGGGCATGGCGTCAGCCCCTGGACAACAGAGCCTGATGGACGGGCTGGAGGAGGTGGGCCCAGCCCCAAGGCCTTCACCGGTCACCCTCCGAAGGATGGCCAGCCAGCTCTCAG GGCTGCCTAGAAGGCTCCGGTCCACTTCACTGCTGTGGAGGGGCAGCACCCAGGAGGCCCTGAGCCTGCTCAAGGATGATGTGCTGGTGGCAGACCCGGGAACCAG GTGCCACTACAGCACGCTGGCCTTCTCGCTCCTGGCCCACGTCCTGGCAGCGCACACGGCTCAGGGTGACTACCAGCGCTGGGTGTCGGAGAACGTGCTGGAGCCGCTGGGGATGGAGGACACGGGCTTCGACCTCACGCCGCGCGTGCGCGCCCGCCTGGCGGCCGGCTTCTACGGCAGCGGGCGGCCCGCGCCGCTCTACGACCTGGGCTGGTACCGGCCGTCGGGGCAGATGTACTCCACGCCCGCCGACCTGGCCAAGCTGGCCATCGCGCTCCTGGGCGGCGCGCCCCAGCGGCTGCTGCGGCCCGACGCGGCCAAGGCCCTGCTGGCGCCGCTGCTGGCCTGCCCGGGCGCCTACTTCGCCGACGAGACGGGCACCCCGTGGGAGTTCCACGCGCAGCGGGGCTACCGCGTGGCGCGCAAGGACGGCGACCTGGACGGCTACGCGGCCTCCCTCTCGCTCGTGCCGCCGCTGCGCCTGGGCCTCGTGCTGCTCCTGGCCGGGCCGCGGCCCCCCGGGCGCGACCTGGTGGCGCGGGCCTACGACGCGCTGCTGCCCGCCCTGGAGCGGGCCCTTCGCGAGGCCgagccccggcccgccccgccgcccagCGCGCGCCCCTTCGCCGGCTACTTCACCTTCGCCAACCTGACCTTCTACGAGGTGCGCCCCGGGCCGGCGGGCGAGCTGCGCCTGCGCCAGTTCGGGCCCCGCGTGGAGGCGCTCGTGCCGCCCGCCTTCCGCACCCTGGCGCTGCGCCACCTGCGCGGCCGCGTCTTCCAGCTGCACGTGGCGCGCGAGTTCCCGTGCGCGCTGCccctcggggccggggccggggccggggccggggccggggccgcctgGCTCTCCCTCGAGGCGCAGCACGGCCAGCTCGTCCGCTTCTACCCCCCCGACCGCCACGGGCTGTCCCCCGGCTTCGACGTGCCGGGCCTCAACACCTACCGGGTGCTGCGGCTGCAGCGCAAGCCCGCGCTCCAGGCCCCGTGA